One window of Terriglobus roseus genomic DNA carries:
- a CDS encoding CpaF family protein, whose amino-acid sequence MSYNLILPFFPEEIRMLLLDPSISDLMINGTSGVYADRAGVVERVKLADAYTNERLTAAIERVARVLGQDLTMQNPILNTRLPDGSRVAVVGPPASISGPTLTIRKFNKWYTSDELVASGSLTVEVRDLIVSLIGQRKNGIIAGGTGSGKTTLMKALLDHVPMCERLCVIEQPAELQILQPNTIRWEAVDAIPGQVAVTPSELLAAALRHRPDRIIMGEIRNEAGYDLLQAMNTGHGGTMSTIHASSAVEALDRLANLALSARANLNHAFMRSETAKAIDFTLYCERAANGRRQVREVVLVKGYDYRSEQFQVEEVYSAPQPKTSRELMLVGASAATPTAQFA is encoded by the coding sequence GTGAGCTACAACCTCATCCTCCCATTCTTTCCCGAAGAGATTCGGATGCTACTTCTCGACCCGTCCATCTCCGACCTTATGATTAACGGCACGAGCGGGGTCTATGCCGACCGTGCCGGTGTGGTCGAGCGAGTGAAGCTCGCCGATGCGTACACCAACGAACGTCTGACCGCAGCGATTGAACGTGTCGCGCGTGTGTTGGGGCAAGACCTCACGATGCAGAACCCCATCCTAAACACGCGCTTGCCGGATGGTTCGCGTGTCGCTGTGGTGGGGCCGCCAGCTTCCATCTCTGGCCCCACTTTAACGATTCGGAAGTTCAACAAGTGGTACACGAGCGATGAGCTGGTGGCGAGTGGAAGCCTGACCGTCGAAGTGCGTGACCTCATCGTTTCTCTCATCGGCCAGCGCAAGAACGGAATCATCGCCGGTGGAACCGGCTCTGGGAAGACAACGCTGATGAAGGCGTTGCTCGATCACGTCCCGATGTGCGAGCGCCTGTGTGTGATCGAGCAGCCCGCCGAGTTGCAGATATTGCAGCCGAACACCATTCGTTGGGAAGCCGTTGATGCGATTCCTGGTCAGGTTGCAGTGACACCCAGCGAGTTGTTGGCCGCTGCGCTTCGTCATCGTCCTGATCGCATCATCATGGGCGAGATTCGCAACGAGGCAGGGTACGACCTGCTTCAAGCGATGAACACCGGACACGGCGGCACGATGTCTACGATTCATGCCAGCAGCGCCGTCGAAGCGCTGGATCGTCTCGCCAACCTTGCCCTGAGTGCCCGAGCGAACCTCAATCACGCGTTCATGCGGAGCGAAACCGCGAAAGCCATCGACTTCACGCTGTATTGCGAGCGTGCCGCCAACGGTCGGCGTCAGGTGCGCGAAGTCGTGTTGGTGAAGGGCTACGACTATCGCTCGGAACAGTTCCAGGTCGAGGAAGTTTACTCAGCACCCCAGCCGAAGACGAGCCGTGAGCTGATGCTTGTCGGCGCATCGGCTGCAACACCCACTGCGCAGTTCGCATAA
- a CDS encoding VirB8/TrbF family protein, with protein sequence MATQIAPLTDAAYTSDHAVLTDTIANEVYAAHYNERKTSRIIIGGLSVLLLGSFASIVALAHKPVINRYIRIDEMGKAQAIVYSDLNYSPREGEVRTYLTDWTNYRYTLNRETVAKKYPLNYYFLSQQLALQLMGEDNANHTISQVTAGQTEQSEVDVRNVTITSMSTEQVQGAVMAKGTALVNFDKLFSVRNSRQPRTEHWMLSVTYYLNPKQVSDQAKVFPQFETINPLGLTVTEFHENRLGVDPIAIDGATLPKPQHAASTPLAPSSPFMPETTTPGVAQ encoded by the coding sequence ATGGCTACTCAGATCGCACCGCTTACCGACGCCGCCTACACCTCAGACCACGCTGTGCTTACCGACACCATTGCGAACGAGGTCTATGCCGCGCACTATAACGAGCGCAAGACGAGCCGAATCATCATCGGTGGCCTGTCTGTTCTGCTACTCGGATCGTTCGCAAGCATCGTTGCCCTTGCTCATAAACCTGTCATCAACCGGTACATCCGCATCGACGAGATGGGCAAAGCGCAGGCCATTGTGTACAGCGACCTCAACTACTCACCCCGCGAGGGCGAGGTGCGAACCTACCTCACCGATTGGACCAACTACCGCTACACGCTGAACCGGGAGACGGTGGCGAAGAAGTATCCGCTGAACTACTACTTCCTCTCGCAGCAGCTAGCGTTGCAGCTCATGGGCGAGGACAACGCCAACCACACCATCTCGCAGGTCACGGCAGGTCAAACAGAGCAGAGCGAAGTGGATGTGCGCAACGTCACCATCACGAGCATGTCCACGGAGCAGGTTCAAGGCGCAGTGATGGCAAAGGGTACCGCGCTTGTGAACTTCGACAAGCTGTTCTCTGTTCGAAACTCTCGGCAGCCGCGCACGGAACATTGGATGTTGAGCGTGACGTACTACCTGAACCCCAAGCAGGTATCCGACCAGGCGAAGGTCTTTCCGCAGTTCGAGACCATCAATCCGCTAGGTCTGACCGTGACGGAATTCCATGAAAACCGTCTTGGTGTCGATCCAATCGCCATCGACGGAGCAACATTGCCGAAGCCTCAGCACGCCGCCTCCACACCACTCGCGCCCAGCAGCCCCTTCATGCCGGAAACGACAACGCCTGGGGTCGCACAGTGA
- a CDS encoding type IV secretion system protein, with translation MPGTDWLYQFTNNLTALTTANGGALTSFGLTLLSFIAFMQLAKMVINFSTANMSFSFNPAPLEGGEIVKFMLRLGFCCILETYWINPLPGASWGFNKLFSAIAQEIVKVLDQNTQAQLTCVIQEAWQKTGPPSLISPLEIFEYVYVQVLMGVAAAIIFVINVSSFIFYAVTALFGPLFIPLYMTDTFRGKFLHFIDVLVSFAMIRAVAAAFIFVWSGFYTTFLQQTFNGDYSIGMWIANILPVTMVFVAFIINMLFIPTITQAVFGGAAGTTASAQQTVMRLIPFIKGR, from the coding sequence ATGCCAGGCACCGATTGGCTTTACCAGTTCACCAATAATCTGACAGCGCTCACAACCGCCAACGGTGGGGCGCTGACCAGCTTCGGCCTGACGCTACTCAGCTTCATCGCGTTCATGCAGCTTGCCAAGATGGTCATCAACTTCAGCACAGCCAACATGAGCTTCAGCTTCAATCCTGCCCCGTTAGAAGGTGGCGAGATCGTCAAGTTCATGTTGAGGCTAGGATTCTGCTGCATCCTTGAAACCTACTGGATCAATCCTTTGCCGGGTGCGAGCTGGGGCTTCAACAAACTGTTCTCTGCCATCGCGCAGGAAATTGTCAAAGTGCTCGATCAGAACACTCAGGCTCAACTAACATGTGTCATTCAGGAAGCGTGGCAAAAGACCGGTCCGCCGTCGCTCATCTCTCCACTTGAGATCTTCGAGTACGTCTACGTTCAGGTCCTGATGGGGGTTGCGGCTGCAATTATTTTCGTTATCAACGTGAGCAGCTTCATCTTCTACGCCGTAACGGCGCTGTTCGGGCCGCTCTTCATCCCGTTGTACATGACCGATACCTTTCGCGGGAAGTTCCTTCACTTCATTGACGTACTTGTGAGCTTCGCCATGATTCGGGCTGTTGCCGCCGCCTTCATCTTCGTATGGTCAGGTTTCTACACGACATTCCTACAACAAACCTTCAATGGCGACTATTCGATTGGGATGTGGATAGCAAATATCCTCCCGGTCACCATGGTGTTCGTCGCTTTCATCATCAACATGCTTTTCATCCCGACGATCACTCAGGCAGTATTCGGCGGCGCTGCAGGCACCACCGCCTCTGCACAGCAAACAGTCATGCGGCTAATCCCGTTTATCAAAGGACGTTAG